One window of Arthrobacter oryzae genomic DNA carries:
- a CDS encoding IS30 family transposase, which yields MPRKSGTAQPTSPPGRKLAIGKVTSRSSRLLVAFVLRPGSRSDNVRDQLIEVLAVMPATLRRTLTWDRGSEMAKHAEITAALGTLVYFCDPASPWQRASNENANGLLRLYFRKGDDLGTIKPADALFAATEINSRPRAVLN from the coding sequence ATGCCCCGAAAATCGGGGACCGCCCAGCCCACATCGCCACCAGGGAGGAAGCTGGCCATTGGGAAGGTGACCTCACGCTCTTCGCGACTCCTCGTCGCTTTCGTGCTCCGTCCGGGGAGCAGGTCCGACAACGTGCGTGACCAGCTCATCGAAGTGCTCGCAGTCATGCCCGCCACCTTGCGGAGGACATTGACGTGGGACCGTGGATCAGAGATGGCCAAACACGCCGAGATCACAGCTGCGCTGGGGACGCTCGTGTACTTCTGCGATCCGGCCAGCCCCTGGCAGCGCGCGTCAAACGAGAACGCTAATGGCCTACTTCGGTTGTACTTCCGGAAAGGAGATGACCTAGGCACCATCAAACCGGCGGATGCCCTCTTCGCCGCAACGGAGATCAACAGCCGCCCCAGAGCTGTGCTGAATTAG
- a CDS encoding HNH endonuclease, with product MDVGDAAGHHGVRHSNGGTTDPSNLWILCRTCHTEIHLRRKRGRISMEGDGNDS from the coding sequence CTGGACGTTGGAGATGCTGCGGGGCACCACGGCGTCCGACACTCGAATGGTGGTACCACAGACCCATCCAACCTCTGGATACTCTGCCGAACGTGTCACACTGAGATCCACCTACGACGTAAGCGTGGCAGGATCTCTATGGAGGGGGACGG